A window of Photobacterium toruni genomic DNA:
AGCCAGTACGCGACACAATCATCTAAAGTGATAAATTCAAGCTCGCCCGTTAAAGCAATGTTGGGATTTCGACCAGATTCTCTCAATTCCATCATTAATTTATGCTTTCGCCTTGCCTCTTTAAGGCTAGTTACGGGATACTTACCTATACGAATTCTTAGGCTTTTTTTATTAAAGCGGCAACGGTAATCAAAATAGATTTTAGCTTGCGGTGTAATGCGGACAACGAGCCCTTCACCATCACTAATTTCAGCTTTACCGTCATAAGTGTCTTGCTTTGATATAAGATTAAGTTGTCGGTCTGTCAGGCTCATTACGCTATTCCTTTAAATTAGGACACAGGCTCAGATTTAGGGACACACATTAGGACACAAATGCAAATCCCACACTGAATTCAATTGGAATTAACTACTGTATATACACACAGTATATCACGAAAAGCCATAGTTATAACAATTACTTAATACAACACACATGGCTTCTGGAAAATACTATGAACAAGAAAAACGAGCCAACACTATACTGGATTGATTACGAAACCTTTGGTGCCAGTCCAGCAAATGATCGCCCTTGCCAGTTTGCAGGGGTGCGTACCGATATGGAGATGAACATTATCGGTGAGCCTTTGGTGATCTATTGTAAGCCACCAGCCGATTACCTTCCCTCTCCTGAGGCCTGTTTGATTACAGGTATTACGCCACAAGAAGCAATGGAGAAAGGTTTATCTGAGCCTGAGTTTATTGCTCAAATTCATGCTGAACTATCAAAGCCTAATACCTGTGTCATTGGTTATAACAACGTCCGCTTTGATGATGAAGTGACGCGGTATACGTTATACCGTAACTTTTATGACCCTTATGGCTGGGCGTGGCAAAATGGTAACTCTCGTTGGGATTTACTCGATATCATGCGTACTTGTTATGCATTGCGTCCTGATGGGCTTAACTGGCCGACAGATGATGAAGGTCGTCCGAGCTTTAAGCTTGAGAAGCTCTCTATCGCTAATGGGATTGAACACGCGAATGCCCATGATGCCATGGCAGATGTGTACGCTACTATTGAGCTGGCGAAGATTTTAAAGCAAAACCAACCTAAACTATTTGATTACTTATTTGAGTTACGCCATAAACGCAAGTTACAAGAGTTAATCGATATTGTTGATCTGACTCCTATTGTGCATGTATCAGGTATGTTCGGTACTGAGTGCGGCAATACCAGCTGGATTGTGCCGATGGCTTGGCACCCTGACAATAAAAATGCGGTGATCTGCATTAACCTTGCTCAAGATCCAACGCCTTTGATTGAGCTAAATGCTGATCAACTGCGTGAACGTTTATACACTAAGCGTATCGATCTTGGTCCTGATGAGTTACCCGTCCCGATTAAAGAAGTGCATTTAAATAAGTGTCCGGTGCTTGCGCCTGCAAAAACCCTTAAAGCTGAAGATGCGGCACGATTAGGGATTGATCGCGAATTATGTCTTAAACATTTAGCACTATTAAAGCAGCACCCAGAAGTTCGTGCGAAGTTACTTGAAATGTTTAGTGTTAAACGTGAATACGCTAATAGCGGCAACGTTGATACCATGCTTTATGATGGTTTCTTCTCTACCGCTGATCGTTCTACGATGGATATTATTCGTGAAACGGCAGTTGATTCATTGGCAACCTTGGAAATCAATGTCGATGACGAGCGTATTAAGCCGCTATTGTTCCGCTATCGTGCGCGTAACTACCCTCTAACGCTTACCTATCAAGAACAACAACGTTGGAAACATCATTGCCAAGATTTCTTTGAAGAGAACATGCAAAAATACATGGAAAACTTTGAAGCGGCAGCACTTGATTGTCAATCTAATGAAAACAAAATGAAGATCATGAAGTCGCTATATGACTACATTAGCAAATTAGTGTAATTCATAA
This region includes:
- the sbcB gene encoding exodeoxyribonuclease I, whose protein sequence is MNKKNEPTLYWIDYETFGASPANDRPCQFAGVRTDMEMNIIGEPLVIYCKPPADYLPSPEACLITGITPQEAMEKGLSEPEFIAQIHAELSKPNTCVIGYNNVRFDDEVTRYTLYRNFYDPYGWAWQNGNSRWDLLDIMRTCYALRPDGLNWPTDDEGRPSFKLEKLSIANGIEHANAHDAMADVYATIELAKILKQNQPKLFDYLFELRHKRKLQELIDIVDLTPIVHVSGMFGTECGNTSWIVPMAWHPDNKNAVICINLAQDPTPLIELNADQLRERLYTKRIDLGPDELPVPIKEVHLNKCPVLAPAKTLKAEDAARLGIDRELCLKHLALLKQHPEVRAKLLEMFSVKREYANSGNVDTMLYDGFFSTADRSTMDIIRETAVDSLATLEINVDDERIKPLLFRYRARNYPLTLTYQEQQRWKHHCQDFFEENMQKYMENFEAAALDCQSNENKMKIMKSLYDYISKLV